The Limnohabitans sp. TEGF004 nucleotide sequence TAATCACAAACCTGTTGGCATGTTGTGGCCTTTAGATGGCCACCACCTTCAAGCCCACCGGTTTGATGGACAAATTGCCTGCACATTGCCTACTAAAAAGCGTTTGTGGGCTAGCCTTGTCAAGGCCAAACTGTTGCAACAAGCAGCGTTACTAGAAGCCACGGGCGTAGCTGCTGCGCCTTTAAAAAAATTGGCAAAAAACGTACGCAGTGGTGATCCTGAAAACTTTGAGGCCCAAGGCGCACGCAAATATTGGGGTCTACTATTTGGTACTTTGTTTAGGCGCGATCAAGAAGCTGACGGGCTCAATGCCCTGCTGAACTATGGCTACACCGTGCTGCGCGCCGCTACGGCCCGTGCAGTAGTGGCCGCAGGTTTGCACCCAAGCATTGGGCTGCACCATAGCCATGACAACAATGCCATGCGATTGGTGGATGACTTGATGGAGCCATTTAGGCCTGTAGTCGATTGGACCGTTTGGCAACTGCAACATAACCAACCATGTCACATCAACCCAGAGACTAAACGTGCC carries:
- the cas1 gene encoding type II CRISPR-associated endonuclease Cas1 translates to MQGRIVEVADDRRHLSVYRGFMLVHSTGDDRQEIGRVALDDMAALIASAHGISYTNNLLVALAERGVPFVLCAANHKPVGMLWPLDGHHLQAHRFDGQIACTLPTKKRLWASLVKAKLLQQAALLEATGVAAAPLKKLAKNVRSGDPENFEAQGARKYWGLLFGTLFRRDQEADGLNALLNYGYTVLRAATARAVVAAGLHPSIGLHHSHDNNAMRLVDDLMEPFRPVVDWTVWQLQHNQPCHINPETKRALIKSLYLDLATPTGNTPVLVAIQKLATSFAQVLTNERTVLDLPHPCVPAAHVQDMRD